One part of the Actinomyces howellii genome encodes these proteins:
- a CDS encoding alpha/beta fold hydrolase has translation MTSTPRPARRPHILLVPGYWLGAWAWDEVAEHLESAGAHVTALTLPGLDPQDPQRTTRTLDDQAEAVSAAVEELGADVVLVGHSGANGPVTLAVDRHPELIGRVIWVDSGPVSDGSAVAPDLPEEVAELPLPDFDTLGQEASLEGLSDEHRERLRARAVPEPARVARTRVELFNDARHDVPTTMICCSISSAQVLELAAAGHPMFSAVADLSDLTVMDLPTGHWPMWSRPHELAEAIWTAAGATQ, from the coding sequence ATGACTTCGACACCACGACCTGCGCGGCGCCCACACATCCTCCTCGTTCCGGGCTACTGGCTCGGAGCCTGGGCCTGGGACGAGGTGGCCGAGCACCTGGAGTCCGCCGGCGCCCACGTCACCGCGTTGACACTGCCCGGCCTCGACCCGCAGGACCCCCAGCGCACGACCCGGACCCTCGACGACCAGGCCGAGGCCGTCTCAGCCGCTGTGGAGGAGCTGGGCGCAGACGTCGTCCTGGTGGGTCACAGCGGCGCGAACGGGCCGGTGACCCTCGCTGTCGACAGGCACCCGGAGCTGATCGGGCGAGTCATTTGGGTCGACTCCGGCCCGGTGAGCGATGGAAGTGCTGTCGCACCGGATCTGCCCGAGGAGGTGGCGGAGCTGCCGCTTCCCGACTTCGACACGCTGGGCCAGGAGGCGAGCCTGGAGGGTCTCAGCGATGAGCACCGTGAACGGTTGCGCGCCAGGGCGGTTCCCGAGCCCGCGAGAGTGGCTCGCACGCGCGTCGAGCTGTTCAACGACGCCCGCCATGACGTACCGACCACCATGATCTGCTGCTCGATCTCCAGTGCCCAGGTTCTCGAGCTGGCCGCAGCAGGGCACCCGATGTTCAGCGCCGTGGCAGACCTGTCCGACCTTACGGTCATGGACCTCCCGACCGGCCACTGGCCCATGTGGAGCCGACCGCACGAGCTCGCCGAGGCCATCTGGACGGCCGCCGGCGCGACACAGTGA
- a CDS encoding 5-formyltetrahydrofolate cyclo-ligase: protein MSSDPVRRPAAQEIDDAKDDLRRAVRRRRRHNHPHPATGHNAACRALTEHALEAVAGARSVAAYVSVGNEPCTRLLLEALDERGVAVLLPVLGPQLSRSWAYFRGSEDLAERAPGRPPEPSGPTMDQGAVAEVDALIVPALSVDGAGRRLGQGGGWYDRMLPLRREGVVAFAAIHPEELVAGPLPTEAHDEPVDAVISSQAWFLLRGSPAASLTLG, encoded by the coding sequence ATGAGCTCCGACCCTGTCCGCCGCCCCGCCGCACAGGAGATCGATGACGCGAAGGACGATCTGCGGCGGGCCGTGCGGCGCCGCCGCAGGCACAACCACCCCCATCCGGCCACGGGGCACAACGCCGCGTGCCGCGCCCTGACCGAGCACGCCCTCGAGGCGGTCGCGGGCGCCCGGTCGGTCGCGGCCTACGTCTCCGTGGGCAACGAGCCCTGCACCCGTCTGCTTCTCGAGGCTCTTGACGAGCGTGGCGTCGCGGTGCTCCTGCCCGTGCTCGGCCCGCAGCTGTCCCGCTCCTGGGCCTACTTCAGGGGCTCTGAGGACCTTGCCGAGCGGGCGCCCGGGCGTCCCCCCGAGCCCAGCGGGCCGACGATGGACCAGGGGGCCGTCGCCGAGGTCGACGCGCTTATCGTGCCGGCCCTGAGCGTCGACGGCGCGGGACGCCGGCTCGGGCAGGGCGGGGGCTGGTACGACCGCATGCTCCCGCTGCGCCGCGAGGGAGTCGTCGCCTTCGCGGCGATCCACCCCGAGGAGCTCGTCGCGGGGCCGCTGCCCACCGAGGCGCACGACGAGCCGGTCGACGCCGTCATCTCCTCCCAGGCCTGGTTCCTGCTCCGCGGGTCGCCGGCCGCCTCCCTCACCCTGGGGTAG
- a CDS encoding molybdopterin molybdotransferase MoeA, with protein MRTVAEHLAACLEIAQAAAPLDVMLPDAVGCVLAEDVVAGLDLPVVDLAGLDGYAVSAVDVAGASAGEPVVLEVIDAVRAGDMRPTRLVPGSAILIDSGAPLPLGADAVVPWTSTDRGENRVVVREPVLKGGNVRTRAEDVSAGMTVMPQGTRVSARQVALLAGIGRNRVRVHPAPRVVIVSIGNELVEPGQARDAGDVFDANGHALATAVTDAGGQAFRVAAVSDELRALAETIEDQLVRADVLITTGGLSVGQGDTVKDVLAPLGSVRFDAVAMHPGRQLGVGTVEGTPIFCLPGDPVSAQIAFETFVRPVLRQVAGWQNLHRTSLPAAITSGWHSPAGKREFVPVRLSGSPARGYSAEPTAEPGATRLLGLAEANAIAVVPEDVRTVVAGDTLHCLLLDA; from the coding sequence ATGCGCACCGTCGCCGAGCACCTTGCGGCCTGCCTCGAGATCGCCCAGGCCGCAGCGCCCCTGGACGTCATGCTGCCCGACGCCGTCGGCTGCGTCCTGGCTGAGGACGTCGTCGCGGGCCTCGACCTGCCGGTGGTCGACCTGGCGGGGCTCGACGGCTACGCGGTGAGCGCCGTCGACGTCGCGGGCGCCAGCGCGGGCGAGCCGGTGGTCCTCGAGGTCATCGACGCGGTGCGCGCCGGCGACATGCGACCCACCCGGCTCGTGCCCGGGTCCGCCATCCTCATCGACTCCGGCGCCCCGCTGCCCCTGGGGGCCGACGCCGTCGTCCCGTGGACCTCGACCGACCGCGGCGAGAACCGGGTGGTCGTGCGCGAGCCCGTCCTCAAGGGCGGCAACGTGCGCACCCGGGCCGAGGACGTGTCGGCCGGCATGACGGTCATGCCCCAGGGCACCCGCGTCTCGGCCCGACAGGTCGCCCTCCTGGCGGGGATCGGGCGCAACCGGGTGCGCGTCCACCCCGCCCCGAGGGTCGTCATCGTCTCGATCGGCAACGAGCTGGTCGAGCCCGGACAGGCCCGTGACGCAGGCGACGTCTTCGACGCCAACGGGCACGCCCTGGCCACAGCCGTGACCGACGCGGGCGGGCAGGCCTTCCGTGTCGCCGCCGTCTCCGACGAGCTGCGGGCCCTGGCTGAGACCATCGAGGACCAGCTCGTGAGGGCCGACGTCCTCATCACCACCGGCGGGCTGTCGGTGGGACAGGGAGACACGGTCAAGGACGTCCTGGCGCCGCTGGGGTCGGTGCGATTCGACGCCGTGGCCATGCACCCGGGGCGCCAGCTCGGGGTGGGCACGGTCGAGGGGACCCCGATCTTCTGCCTGCCCGGGGACCCGGTCAGCGCACAGATCGCCTTCGAGACCTTCGTGCGCCCGGTCCTGCGCCAGGTCGCGGGCTGGCAGAACCTCCACAGAACCTCCCTGCCCGCCGCGATCACCTCGGGATGGCACTCCCCGGCGGGCAAGCGCGAGTTCGTCCCGGTGCGCCTGTCGGGCTCACCGGCGCGGGGCTACAGCGCCGAGCCGACGGCCGAGCCCGGCGCCACCCGCCTGCTCGGGCTGGCCGAGGCCAACGCGATCGCGGTCGTGCCCGAGGACGTGCGCACGGTCGTGGCCGGGGACACCCTCCACTGCCTTCTCCTGGACGCCTGA